Proteins from a genomic interval of Antedon mediterranea chromosome 5, ecAntMedi1.1, whole genome shotgun sequence:
- the LOC140050446 gene encoding high mobility group protein 1 homolog: MGKKAGKPKGAMSGYAFFVKKCREELKEHVEFAQFSKSCAAQWKALEDPEKEPFMNLAKHDKERHRREMKDYIPENPTVGKGRKRRKKDPNAPKRNLSAFFLFSQDERAGVREIHPDWNVASVAKELAIKWRSITPARKASYDKDAQRDKERYLKAMEAYKKSLKSPQAQQKVQPQQKAAPKGAKKQKKDDSESGSEDEEESTSSDEASSSEESDE; encoded by the exons ATGGGAAAGAAAGCAGGAAAACCTAAAGGAGCCATGTCTGGCTACGCCTTTTTTGTCAAGAAATGCCGAGAGGAATTGAAGGAGCATGTGGAGTTTGCACAATTCTCAAAAAGCTGTGCTGCTCAATGGAAG GCACTTGAAGATCCAGAAAAagaaccatttatgaatttggCAAAACATGACAAAGAAAGACACAGACGTGAAATGAAGGACTATATACCAGAGAACCCAACGGTCGGCAAAGGGCGTAAACGACGAAAGAAGGACCCTAACGCACCAAAGAGAAATTT GTCTGCATTCTTCTTGTTCAGTCAAGATGAGCGAGCTGGAGTGCGAGAAATACATCCCGACTGGAACGTAGCGTCAGTCGCTAAAGAACTGGCTATTAAATGGAGAAGTATCACGCCTGCCCGCAAAGCAAGTTATGACAAAGATGCACAAAGAGATAAAGAAAGATACTTGAAG GCAATGGAAGCATACAAGAAATCGTTAAAATCACCACAAGCACAACAGAAGGTACAACCGCAGCAAAAAGCAGCTCCAAAGGGTGCAAAGAAACAGAAGAAAGACGACTCTGAATCCGGTTCAGAAGACGAAGAGGAATCGACATCAAGCGATGAAGCCTCATCATCCGAAGAAAGTGATGAGTAA